From Kangiella sp. TOML190, one genomic window encodes:
- the rpmA gene encoding 50S ribosomal protein L27, which produces MAHKKAGGSTKNGRDSESKRLGVKRYGGEEVTAGSIIVRQRGTRFHAGANVGIGRDHTLFAKADGKVKFEVKGKNNRKFVSIDA; this is translated from the coding sequence ATGGCTCATAAGAAAGCTGGTGGTAGTACCAAAAACGGACGCGATTCCGAAAGTAAACGCCTTGGTGTTAAGCGCTACGGCGGTGAAGAAGTAACTGCAGGCTCTATTATTGTTCGTCAACGTGGTACTCGTTTCCACGCAGGTGCAAATGTTGGTATCGGTCGTGACCATACTTTGTTTGCCAAAGCTGACGGCAAAGTTAAATTCGAAGTTAAGGGTAAAAACAACCGTAAGTTTGTTTCTATCGACGCTTAA
- the rplU gene encoding 50S ribosomal protein L21 yields MYAVIKSGGKQHRVKAGQVVRLEKIEAETGSNIDFEEVLMVADGDNVTLGQPLVDGASVSAEVVNHGRAKKVKILKFKRRKHHMKQMGHRQWFTEVKINDIVVGGAKKKAPAKKAAPKKAAAKTEGDDLTKLSGVGPVLAKKLHEAGVTSFAQIAAWTEADVTEFDEKLSFKGRIEREGWIEQAKELAKG; encoded by the coding sequence ATGTACGCAGTAATTAAAAGTGGTGGTAAGCAACACCGCGTTAAAGCTGGCCAAGTAGTACGCCTTGAGAAGATCGAAGCGGAAACTGGTTCAAACATCGATTTCGAAGAAGTATTGATGGTTGCTGATGGCGATAATGTGACTTTAGGTCAGCCATTAGTGGACGGTGCTTCTGTTTCTGCTGAAGTGGTAAACCACGGTCGCGCTAAGAAAGTTAAAATTCTTAAGTTCAAGCGTCGTAAGCACCACATGAAGCAAATGGGCCATCGTCAATGGTTCACTGAAGTTAAGATCAACGACATTGTGGTTGGTGGTGCTAAGAAAAAAGCTCCAGCTAAGAAAGCCGCTCCTAAAAAAGCCGCAGCTAAGACTGAAGGCGATGACTTAACTAAGCTTTCAGGTGTCGGTCCTGTTCTTGCTAAAAAATTGCACGAAGCAGGCGTAACCTCTTTCGCTCAAATCGCAGCTTGGACTGAAGCTGACGTTACTGAGTTCGACGAGAAATTAAGTTTTAAAGGCCGTATCGAGCGTGAAGGCTGGATCGAGCAAGCAAAAGAATTAGCTAAAGGCTAA